The genome window tgttaaaatttatagtaCATTTTATGTACTTGTATGCATATGTTATTTCGTctggttatgtcaggttatgtcttTTTTCTATCATATAAGCTTATATAAAGTGTACATTAAGTGTTaacttctttcttttaatcttttcatttttctgttcttttcCACGGCTAAATTCGTTTGTTCCATCAGCAAAAATATTCCTTAGGACTGAGAAGCAATAATTAATGCTACATGACGTAAAACCGAATtacgaaattgatattttttatgtgtAATATCTAATCTACAGAGCCAACATAAACaaccatttttgttttttataataatgttttttgtTTAACAGACTCCTTTATAGGAAGTTATTGAATCCTGAGTTATGATAGAAACAGTGAACTATGGATACACTCTTATCCATTTTCTAGAAACAACACGATTTGTTCAAAAAGAATAGATTCATTACATATCAACTCCACAAAAATCATGTTACCAGACAATATATTTTGGAATTAGgattatatttgaattgatATTGCGCCACGTTATAAAATGTTTGgtggccctgaaaagggccATTTGagtttatttcttgtttcggataataattttaaatttattttcttccaatttttccTGATTTACGTACGATCACCTTCTTCGGTTTAGGCGCTTTGGTCCTAGCTGTAGGTCCCTTGACAATTATCTTAGCTTTGGCAACAGTTTTCCCTTTTGATCTAATTTTGTTCAATGCAGCAGATTTCCTTCCAAGAGGTTTCTTCGCGACTACCGGCTTTTTGACAGCCATTTTAGCGACTTCAGCTTTCTTTATAGGCTTCTTCCGCGGACTTTGCCCTGTTGCCGTAGTAGTAGATGAATTAATCGAAAGTTTAAAAGATCCAGAAGCACCTTTGCCACTAGTTTGTACAACAGCACCAGATGTCAACGCTGTCTTCAGATAACGCTTGATAAATGGAGACAACTTGTCACCATCAATTTTGTACGTAGTCGATATATACTTCTTGATGGCTTGAAGGGACGAACCTTTACGATCTTTCAGCTCTTTGATGGCAGCATTCACCATCTCCGAAGTCGGAAGATGCGATGACTTTGAACGCAGAGATTTTGCCTTCGACTTTGCTGCTTTTTTCACTGGGCTGGGGACCAATGATGGGTTTTCGGAAACTGCAGTGTTTCTAGAATTGGCCTTGTCCTCCATTGTTAGCAGAATATCGGtgaagaattttttcgatcgcagaaaaaaatagaaatatagaatcactctatattttgtttgttgTGTGATGAGTTACGGAGGCTCCTGCCTGCCAGAAGTTATCGGCTTATCAGGTAATTGAGGTGGATATTGTCAACAACTTTAGGCGAGATTTGTAACTTTGATATATTccaagaaaattttcaaaaaacttTGATGATAATTCCAGAGGTACGGAACCACTCCACTTGTAccaaagtttatttatttagcagaTAGCAAAGTGCACCGACCATGGAGAGAGACCGTTGCATTTTGTCTGCCTACTGCGACGGGTGCAACCAACAACCTGCTgaacgaatttttctgtaatatctatttcttttaaaaccgTGTACGGACCGGTCTTAATTATTAACGTAGTATACACCGGTACGTgtgtattatttactttatgtCATATTTTGGAAGTATATATCTGCGATACAACgtattaacatttctttacTCGATTGGTCATTCGTGACGAGACTATATTCGttacgaaaattgaaaaattattactttttatgaATTGTTTTAGATCTATTTTACAtagtataaaaagaaaataagttaACATAGCATATGTGATCATCCATTGATGCATATGTGCATGAAATAGTAGTAAAAATGACACGAATTTGTATGATTCATGGTTACTACGCATCTAGCATAGACTATACACGTACTtttgaattgatttttctatattttcgagattatagtaataattttcgacACTAATGTATATACTACGTATGGAcactttcgatattttatattttgacacGTATGTACTTCTTAGAGTATTCAAATGGAATGAGAGAAATAACTTGCGTAAGCTAAGAAAAATATGCTCAGTATCAACACTGATCCGTGATCACGACTCAACTAAGAAGACCGATGTTAAAAGCAGCTGAAAGAATTTCCTTTGGTCGAGGGAGAAAAGCACAGCTGCATGTGAGAACAAAAGAAGGGAACCGGAATGCGCTCCCCTCTGAGGGCCAGGTATAGGGTGGTCGTACATCTGTTCCGTTCCAATTTACCTACGTTGGGCTTGCTCTATAACACTCCGCCAGCCATGTTTATACTAACTGCTAcgaactaaaaattaaaatcgatataCACAATTGTTCACATTATAAGTTAGGGaaagtttataaaacaacTATAAAGGctacataattaattcataataaatcaaaGTAGTAGATATGTACTCATGTGTTTCAAGTTCCAATATTTCTATGGTACTAAATTAATGTCGTTGTTGGTTTTAAGTTCATATTAACTGCAATGGAACTTATTGAATTCATGACCTAATAACGATATGGATAAGACAAAAActtatcaaatttttcagGATTTCGTGTTATATTTCCGCTTCTTTATAaagatctaataaaaatacttttaccaAATAGGATAAGTTCAGTTTTAGTTGACGTAAGTAACTATATTTTGAAACTaaggttaatattaataattaaaatctatgAAACCCTAAGCAGGATACGTTCTCATCATATTCGTATAGTTTATTCGGTGTATGGCTCCTGGTTTGAGAATATTGGGGCCCTGAAAAGGGCCGGTGCGTGTGTCAACTTCATCAATGTTGAACGAACGGGTCCTACGTTAATTAAGCTCTTTCACCGCGGATGCGACGAGCAAGCTGAATATCCTTAGGCATTATTGTTATTCGCTTAGCATGGATAGCACAAAGGTTGGTATCTTCAAAAAGGCCAACAAGGTAGGCTTCGCTGGCTTCCTGGAGTGCCATCACAGAAAAGCTTTGGAAACGTAGGTCGGTCTTGAAGTCCTGAGCAATTTCATAAACCAGACGCTGGAAGGGCAGCTTCTTGATTAAGAATTCCGTGCTCTTCTGGTATCTTCTGACAAGAAGAGCAAGTGTTCCAGGGCGGTAGCGATGCGGTTTCTTCGCCAAGGGGAATtttgttttgattttatagGGTATTCTGTTTCTGTCATATAGTCCAGTGTCCCGGATTAGGGGGTTAGGATAATTAGTAACTGCATATCTTGAAATCAAGTTAACTAGGTGGGGGAAAATTGgatagtaaacaaaatatttttctggtgCTACGATAAAAACCCGCTCCCcgcttttctatttagaaagttttatttactttacgCATTCTcatcacattttttacaaattacagcattttgtattgcacattttccaaatacgtattttttacattttatacaaattttgttagtcTTATTGACTTTACAATATCTAAGTGCAGGAGAAACGTCCTGCACTTTTGAGCAACTCGCCTCCCGCGATCCGGAGGCATGTGGATCAAGAAAACCTACACACTCCAATCGTACAACCCAAGATAACCCAGGAAAATATGGATACCATCGACGCATCCATAGTCACAAAAAACAGGTTTGAAATCCTAGCGGTTTTCGCGGAAGCCACCGAAACCTCCTCTCCTAAACCTTCTCGCCATTACTCTCACCTCTTCCCAACTCACAGGGAATACCTCAAACTAGCAACAACCAATATCAACACCTCCCAATGTTAAACCTCCCCTCATTTatgtcaacaattttaaaggtTACATTCTAACCTTATCTAAAAATCTGCAAAATCAGTGCTTTAGGTGTCAAGCATTTGAACACTCagcaaataacaattttggtGCGCAGGAGTGCACCAAAACCCGAGACACCCCTGCCACGTGTGCAAACTGTCAAGGCGATCACACCGCTATCTACTCACCCTGCCCATCCCTTCTCAATCACCTCAAGAGGAAAAACTCCACCTCCCCTCCAACCCCCTCACACTCCCACCCATACCCTCACTTCACCCCCACCAAAAAGGTAAACCCTCTCATATAGGGATGCCTCAACCGGACTCACAATATCCCCCCTTCAGTAAACGTATAGATAGTCGATCCGACCTTTGTTTGGAGCGCATCTACCTTCGCTAAACTCGATAGCCGATCCAAGTGTCAGTGAATCTGCAACAATCTTCAAAAGTGACAGTGAGCGTAGCAAAATTGAGAAACCAAGGATCAGCATCCTAACATCGCTGGCGAGGAAGCGACCGGCGGTTTTGGAAAAATCCCCCCAGCTATCCGGAGGCATGTAGCTTACGAAAACCCATCTCACCCACCGGGTACAACTACGACATATAAAGAAACAGCCAACTAccaagaaatagaaatggaCTCCATCTCCAACGTGCCCATCAAAAACAGGTTTGACGTACTAGCGGCTTTCGCGGAAGCCGCTGAAACCACCACCCAAACCTCCTCGACCAACCTAACCCCAAACGTCCCTAGCACTTCACAACCCTCAGGGATTACCCTCCCACAGCAATCCACCGCTACACCCCCGAATATCAAACCGTCTACGTCGACAACTTTAAGGGCGACATCCAAACGCTTGCAGAAAACCTCCACCAGAAATACGACCTCAACTTTACACTCAAGTATCTTAGTAACAAGGTGAGAATTAACCTCCCTACCATCATCGCCCACCGAGACTTCCTTACTAAATTGAAAGAAGGTAACCGTCAATTCCATACCTTCACTCCCAACAGTGAGAAAACCCTTAATGTCATTCTCCGAGGTCTCCCTCACAATATCCCCCCTTCAGACGTTCACATCAGAAGTAACTTCATCACACGTTCACATCAGAAGTAACTTCATCAGACGTTCACATCAGAAGTAAGCATCAGAAGTAACTCACCGCAGGACGCAACGGATAAATCGTAGCTATCTTGAAAAGTGACAGTGAAGTGCTCGAGAACGATTCCCGTAAAACCAAAATACCAAGTGACCAAAAGCGCGGTGAAAATTACACtaaggaaattaaaatagctaaaaGTGCAGACGAGGAAGCGCCCTGCACTTTTAAGTGACTCGCCTCCCGCCGTCCGGAGGCATGTAGACTTCACATCATCCACGCAGATAACCACGGTCGTAACCACGCCAGCCACCTGTGCCATGGATACACACACAACAACCATACCCACCAGTAACAGGTTTGAACTACTCGCGGCTTTCGCGGAAGCCAGCGAATCCACGGCAACCACCTCCACCCCTAAAAATGCCACCCCCAACCTCAATTCCACCCTCCCC of Augochlora pura isolate Apur16 unplaced genomic scaffold, APUR_v2.2.1 APUR_unplaced_694, whole genome shotgun sequence contains these proteins:
- the LOC144478044 gene encoding histone H1-like translates to MEDKANSRNTAVSENPSLVPSPVKKAAKSKAKSLRSKSSHLPTSEMVNAAIKELKDRKGSSLQAIKKYISTTYKIDGDKLSPFIKRYLKTALTSGAVVQTSGKGASGSFKLSINSSTTTATGQSPRKKPIKKAEVAKMAVKKPVVAKKPLGRKSAALNKIRSKGKTVAKAKIIVKGPTARTKAPKPKKVIVRKSGKIGRK